Proteins encoded by one window of Massilia sp. NR 4-1:
- a CDS encoding winged helix-turn-helix domain-containing protein: MGHREFRFGDWQVDVDSNTLSDGATRIPLEPRAMEVLRYLCRHPGAVIPAEELLQACWGSAEFGDNPVHKAITQLRRALGDSSTEPRYIETIRKRGYRAIAEVVEAEEDGQVVWTSGSPFRGLEPFQENHAAIFFGRVQATARLKELVEKQTRAGRAMALVLGPSGSGKTSLVRAGLMPQLMRATADEHSSITLDCTLYLDCADLGDGSIFHALAAVLIDAESDNTPFFPGESADSLSRKLEFGEIEEIFLSLPDNKPVVGIFVDRLEAIFRAKDINNNGLERFIELLHKLSANNSTLVLMACRNDFYPDIIALPRLMELKNNGGHFDLTAPDGVDIAQIIRLPAKAAHLTYEIDLVSGANLDDVLCDAARGSPDTLPLLQYCLNELYRQRNENGVLRFDVFRQLGGIEGAIGIRAEQIITSLTTEQAGALPQILSLLVNIGDEQSAVTARSVAWSALRNDEERNFVRAMVEARLFVSELTGDIPSFSVAHEALLRRWPRVAEWIEHHRHALQLRSRIASQADRWVKAERPRDLLLPKGTQISQAHGLLDLKGFSLSDHEFEYIAASIQRAKIGRRLQLLVAGLVVALAISAGLLGLTARSAQRKAEQHRAEAEGLMSYMLGEFVEKLRPIGRLDLLDDVSERALDYLANIEDAKDNPTVSDKRAKALQTIAEVNISRSNPQKAREALVAARSIWQLQDIPNSPNAALLKNLGSNAFWLGQIHLNRGDLAEAEKYFLDYKNYIQRSSHINPENIDNWIEESYAHNNLGTLALKKGNLEDAQKAFSKSIELKYKAFSKTPNNKELVAGLANSLSWLAETHAKLGSLEKAMALHQEEEELLRKIHTTAPRDALWMARLANTLTYIGDLYITQGQQQYAQEAYSKAESFLLIITKQDPSNKSWEINLYNLQLKLLDVTHDEKDLNIIKQKQEIIHSKLGDLLQVDPNRANLSQLHARAKQNLALTNFKAKHNIQSSLYVDDSIKILDEQHKKNSSDQQILALMANAILLRSEIEYSQGEAQKSKESCLSVQKLLSKTASTSTDYRILAPNVRSYLCTGEGEKVKKQIGKLESMRYNEQRHKQYFDSHHPAKGKL; this comes from the coding sequence ATGGGGCATAGGGAATTCCGTTTCGGCGACTGGCAGGTGGATGTCGATAGCAATACGCTGAGCGACGGAGCCACGCGCATCCCCCTTGAGCCTCGCGCAATGGAAGTTTTGCGCTACCTTTGCCGCCATCCAGGCGCGGTCATTCCCGCCGAAGAGTTGCTGCAGGCATGCTGGGGTTCAGCCGAGTTCGGCGACAACCCAGTTCACAAAGCCATCACTCAACTGCGCCGCGCACTCGGCGATTCGAGCACCGAACCACGTTACATTGAGACCATCCGCAAGCGGGGGTATCGGGCGATTGCCGAGGTTGTCGAGGCGGAGGAGGATGGGCAAGTTGTATGGACAAGTGGGTCGCCGTTCCGGGGGTTGGAGCCGTTTCAGGAAAATCATGCGGCGATTTTCTTTGGGCGAGTACAAGCGACAGCGCGCTTAAAAGAACTAGTCGAAAAACAAACGCGCGCTGGACGCGCAATGGCCCTAGTATTAGGTCCCTCAGGTTCCGGAAAAACCTCATTGGTACGCGCAGGATTAATGCCTCAGTTAATGCGCGCAACTGCGGATGAACATAGCTCAATTACGCTTGACTGTACACTTTATTTAGATTGTGCCGATTTAGGCGACGGATCAATTTTTCATGCTCTAGCCGCTGTTCTGATTGATGCCGAATCTGATAACACTCCTTTCTTTCCTGGGGAAAGTGCGGATAGTTTGAGCAGGAAGCTGGAGTTTGGTGAAATAGAGGAAATTTTCTTATCACTTCCAGACAATAAACCTGTAGTTGGCATTTTTGTAGATCGACTTGAAGCAATATTTCGCGCAAAAGATATAAATAACAATGGGCTCGAACGTTTTATTGAATTATTACATAAGCTATCAGCCAACAACTCAACGCTAGTTCTAATGGCATGCCGTAATGATTTCTACCCCGATATCATCGCATTGCCCAGATTGATGGAGTTGAAGAACAACGGGGGACATTTCGATTTAACAGCACCGGATGGGGTTGATATTGCGCAAATCATACGCCTACCGGCCAAAGCTGCTCACCTCACCTATGAGATCGATCTTGTAAGCGGTGCGAATCTGGACGATGTACTCTGCGATGCAGCGCGAGGCAGCCCCGATACTCTTCCTCTGTTGCAATATTGCCTTAACGAGCTGTATCGTCAACGTAATGAAAACGGAGTACTGCGCTTTGATGTATTCCGACAGCTTGGCGGCATTGAAGGTGCAATCGGTATTCGTGCTGAGCAAATCATCACAAGTTTAACAACCGAACAGGCTGGAGCCCTACCTCAAATACTGTCCTTATTAGTCAACATAGGTGACGAGCAAAGCGCGGTAACTGCACGTAGTGTCGCTTGGTCAGCATTGCGCAATGACGAGGAACGTAATTTTGTTCGTGCTATGGTAGAGGCCAGATTATTTGTTAGCGAGCTAACGGGAGATATTCCTAGTTTTAGCGTTGCACATGAGGCTCTTCTTCGGCGTTGGCCGCGAGTGGCAGAATGGATTGAGCATCATCGCCATGCCTTGCAATTGCGCAGCCGAATAGCAAGCCAGGCTGATAGATGGGTAAAAGCCGAACGTCCCAGGGATTTGTTACTTCCTAAAGGAACACAAATCAGTCAAGCGCATGGACTGCTTGACTTAAAAGGATTCAGCCTTTCAGATCATGAATTTGAATATATTGCTGCATCAATACAGCGAGCAAAAATAGGAAGACGTTTGCAACTATTGGTGGCTGGACTCGTTGTAGCACTTGCCATATCAGCCGGCTTACTCGGGTTAACTGCGCGATCAGCGCAAAGAAAAGCTGAGCAGCATCGAGCTGAGGCTGAAGGGTTGATGAGCTATATGCTAGGAGAGTTTGTAGAAAAACTTCGCCCAATCGGTCGCCTGGACCTACTGGATGATGTAAGTGAACGTGCCCTTGATTATTTGGCCAATATTGAAGATGCCAAAGACAATCCCACCGTATCTGATAAAAGGGCTAAAGCACTTCAGACAATTGCTGAAGTCAATATTTCCCGCTCCAATCCTCAAAAAGCAAGAGAGGCATTGGTTGCCGCAAGATCAATATGGCAACTTCAAGATATTCCAAATTCCCCAAATGCAGCATTATTAAAAAACCTAGGCTCCAATGCATTCTGGCTTGGCCAAATACACTTAAATAGAGGCGACTTGGCAGAGGCGGAGAAGTATTTTTTGGATTACAAAAACTACATACAAAGATCCAGCCATATAAACCCTGAAAATATTGACAACTGGATAGAGGAATCTTATGCACATAACAATCTTGGTACTCTTGCCCTAAAAAAGGGAAATTTGGAAGATGCGCAAAAGGCATTTTCCAAGTCTATCGAATTGAAATATAAAGCTTTTTCAAAGACACCGAACAACAAGGAGTTAGTGGCAGGACTTGCCAATAGTTTATCGTGGTTAGCTGAGACACATGCAAAGCTTGGATCTCTTGAGAAAGCAATGGCGCTGCACCAGGAGGAAGAGGAATTACTTAGAAAAATACATACCACAGCGCCGCGTGACGCACTATGGATGGCCCGTTTAGCAAATACTCTAACATATATAGGCGACTTATATATCACTCAAGGGCAGCAGCAATATGCGCAAGAAGCATATTCGAAAGCCGAATCTTTTTTACTCATTATTACAAAGCAGGATCCGAGTAATAAATCTTGGGAAATCAATCTCTACAACTTACAACTAAAGTTACTTGATGTCACTCATGATGAAAAAGATTTAAATATCATAAAACAAAAGCAAGAAATAATTCATAGCAAGCTAGGAGACCTCCTTCAAGTCGACCCTAATCGAGCAAACTTATCGCAATTACATGCAAGAGCAAAACAAAATTTAGCTCTAACAAATTTCAAAGCAAAGCATAACATTCAATCATCTCTATATGTGGATGATAGTATAAAAATCCTTGATGAGCAGCATAAAAAAAATAGCTCAGATCAACAAATTCTAGCATTAATGGCTAACGCAATACTTCTAAGATCAGAAATTGAATATTCTCAAGGGGAAGCACAAAAATCAAAGGAAAGCTGCCTATCAGTTCAAAAATTGCTATCAAAAACTGCAAGCACTTCTACCGATTATCGAATTCTTGCCCCAAATGTCCGATCATATCTTTGTACTGGAGAAGGCGAGAAAGTGAAAAAGCAAATAGGCAAACTAGAATCTATGCGCTACAATGAACAACGCCACAAACAGTATTTTGACTCTCATCACCCAGCGAAAGGAAAGTTATGA
- the gcvT gene encoding glycine cleavage system aminomethyltransferase GcvT produces the protein MTLKATPLNNVHRALGARMVDFGGWDMPVNYGSQIEEHHAVRSDAGMFDVAHMCVVDIKGPDVRGFLRGLLANNVDKLQVSGKALYSCMLNPEGGVIDDLIVYFLTEDWFRLVVNAGTAEKDVAWMQARNEATNAGLTITQRRDGANAMALIAVQGPNARAKVWQVIPQAQQATAEMKPFNVALVQDTPFGEAMVARTGYTGEDGFEIGVPADQAAALWNALQAAGVKPAGLGARDTLRLEAGMNLYGQDMDESVNPLDAGLAWTIDLVSERDFVGKAALQAKGQNAQFVGLILREKGGVLRAHQKVIAASGETGEITSGTFSPTMQQAIALARVPNGVNVGDTVHVEIRDKKLAATVVKLPFVRNGKILAA, from the coding sequence ATGACGCTCAAAGCAACCCCACTCAATAACGTACACCGCGCCCTGGGCGCGCGCATGGTCGATTTCGGCGGCTGGGACATGCCCGTGAACTACGGTTCGCAGATCGAAGAACACCATGCCGTGCGCAGCGATGCGGGCATGTTCGACGTGGCGCATATGTGCGTGGTCGATATCAAAGGCCCGGACGTGCGCGGCTTCCTGCGCGGCCTGCTGGCCAACAACGTCGACAAGCTGCAGGTGAGCGGCAAGGCCCTCTACTCCTGCATGCTGAATCCGGAAGGCGGCGTGATCGACGACCTGATCGTCTACTTCCTCACTGAAGACTGGTTCCGCCTGGTGGTCAACGCCGGCACCGCCGAAAAAGACGTGGCCTGGATGCAGGCCCGCAACGAGGCCACCAACGCCGGCCTGACCATCACCCAGCGCCGCGACGGCGCCAATGCCATGGCCCTGATCGCCGTGCAGGGTCCGAACGCCCGCGCCAAAGTGTGGCAAGTGATCCCGCAGGCGCAGCAAGCCACGGCCGAAATGAAGCCATTTAACGTGGCTCTGGTACAAGACACCCCCTTCGGCGAAGCGATGGTAGCCCGCACCGGCTACACCGGCGAAGACGGTTTTGAGATCGGCGTGCCCGCCGATCAAGCGGCAGCGCTGTGGAACGCCCTGCAAGCGGCCGGCGTGAAGCCGGCCGGCCTGGGCGCGCGCGACACCCTGCGCCTGGAAGCCGGCATGAACCTGTACGGCCAGGACATGGACGAATCCGTGAACCCGCTGGACGCCGGCCTGGCATGGACCATCGATCTGGTCAGCGAGCGCGATTTCGTCGGCAAGGCCGCCCTGCAGGCCAAAGGCCAGAACGCCCAGTTCGTGGGCCTGATCCTGCGCGAAAAAGGCGGCGTGCTGCGCGCCCACCAGAAAGTCATCGCCGCTTCCGGCGAAACCGGCGAGATCACCAGCGGCACCTTCAGCCCGACCATGCAGCAGGCGATCGCGCTGGCGCGCGTGCCGAACGGCGTGAACGTGGGCGACACCGTGCATGTGGAAATCCGCGACAAGAAGCTGGCCGCCACCGTGGTCAAGCTGCCTTTCGTGCGCAACGGTAAAATCCTCGCCGCCTGA
- the mgtA gene encoding magnesium-translocating P-type ATPase, which translates to MTLFKHLFASFLNSRHLARLFRRSELPLPTAQGAAKVLPNQLGLALGLAAREAQADLFARLASGADGLSNEAAQAVVERDGPNEMGHEKTLGWHQRLWQCYRNPFNVLLTVLALVSWLTEDVKATIVIGTMVVLSTLLRFVQEGRSSRAAERLQALVSNTATVLRDGQSCELAIRELAAGDVVMLSAGDMIPADCRLLAAKDLFVSQAAMTGESLPVEKSAEAPSAAVTDPFDMANLLFTGTNVISGSATAIVLSTGNRTCFGALADRVVSSERAPTAFQAGINSVSWLLIRFALVMAPLVFLVNGITKGDWSDAFLFALSIAVGLTPEMLPMIVTSTLAKGAVLLARRKVVVKRLDAIQSFGAMTVLCTDKTGTLTQDEIVLERHADISGQESEDVLKFAFLNSHYQTGLKNLLDRAVLKHVEMLNKLNLAQDYRKIDEIPFDFVRRRMSVVVSEREDHHELICKGAVEEILACCTAVRQGEQVLPLDDAMLARVTEHTRSLNAQGLRVVALAVKEVPPQKAEYSLADESDLTLIGYIAFLDPPKDSSAPALRALAAHGVTVKVLTGDNHLVTARVCRDVGLRVDGVILGPDLDALDDATLADVAERNTVFAKLSPLHKERLVSALRSKGHIVGFMGDGINDAPALRAADIGISVDSAVDIAKEAADIILLEKSLMVLEEGVLQGRRTFCNMLKYIRMTASSNFGNVFSVLVASVFLPFLPMLPVHLLVQNLLYDVSQIAIPFDNVDAELVAQPLDWNPRDIGRFMLFFGPLSSIFDIATFGLMWFMFGANTDAKQTLFQSGWFIVGLLTQTLIVHLIRTPKLPFVQSLASPALLAATLAIMALGIWLPMGPLAHAFKLQALPMAYFPWLLSILLAYAGLTTLMKRVYRRKFGWQ; encoded by the coding sequence ATGACCCTCTTCAAACACCTGTTCGCCTCTTTCCTGAACAGCCGCCATCTGGCACGCCTGTTCCGCCGCAGCGAGCTGCCCCTGCCGACCGCGCAGGGCGCCGCCAAAGTGCTGCCGAATCAACTGGGTCTGGCCCTCGGCCTGGCCGCGCGCGAAGCGCAGGCAGACTTGTTCGCCCGCCTCGCCAGCGGCGCCGATGGCCTGAGCAATGAGGCCGCGCAAGCCGTGGTGGAACGCGACGGCCCGAACGAAATGGGCCACGAAAAAACCCTGGGCTGGCACCAGCGCCTGTGGCAGTGCTACCGCAATCCCTTCAATGTGCTGCTGACCGTGCTGGCCCTGGTGTCCTGGCTGACCGAGGACGTGAAAGCCACCATCGTCATCGGCACCATGGTGGTGCTCTCCACCCTGCTGCGCTTTGTGCAGGAAGGCCGCTCCAGCCGCGCCGCCGAACGCCTGCAAGCCCTGGTCAGCAATACCGCCACCGTGCTGCGCGACGGCCAGTCCTGCGAGCTGGCGATCCGCGAACTGGCGGCCGGCGATGTGGTGATGCTGTCGGCCGGCGATATGATTCCCGCCGACTGCCGCCTGCTGGCAGCGAAGGATTTGTTCGTCAGCCAGGCCGCCATGACTGGCGAATCGCTGCCGGTGGAGAAAAGTGCCGAAGCGCCATCGGCCGCCGTCACCGATCCCTTCGACATGGCCAATCTGCTGTTCACCGGCACCAATGTGATTTCCGGCTCGGCCACGGCGATTGTGCTGAGCACCGGCAACCGTACCTGCTTCGGCGCGCTGGCCGACCGCGTGGTGAGCAGCGAACGCGCACCGACCGCCTTCCAGGCCGGCATCAACAGCGTGAGCTGGCTGCTGATCCGCTTCGCGCTGGTGATGGCGCCGCTGGTCTTCCTGGTCAACGGCATCACCAAGGGCGACTGGAGCGACGCCTTCCTGTTCGCGCTGTCCATCGCCGTCGGCCTGACGCCGGAAATGCTGCCCATGATCGTCACCAGCACCCTGGCCAAAGGCGCGGTGCTGCTGGCGCGGCGCAAGGTGGTGGTGAAGCGCCTGGATGCGATCCAGAGCTTCGGCGCCATGACCGTACTGTGCACCGATAAAACCGGCACCCTGACCCAGGACGAGATCGTGCTGGAACGCCACGCCGACATCAGCGGCCAGGAAAGCGAGGACGTGCTGAAATTCGCCTTCCTCAACAGCCACTACCAGACCGGCCTGAAAAACCTGCTGGACCGCGCGGTGCTGAAGCACGTGGAGATGCTCAACAAGCTGAATCTGGCGCAGGACTACCGCAAGATCGACGAGATTCCCTTCGACTTCGTGCGCCGCCGCATGTCGGTGGTGGTGTCCGAGCGCGAAGACCACCATGAGCTGATCTGCAAAGGCGCGGTGGAAGAAATCCTGGCCTGCTGCACCGCCGTGCGCCAGGGCGAACAAGTGCTGCCGCTGGACGACGCCATGCTGGCGCGCGTGACCGAGCATACCCGTTCGCTCAACGCGCAAGGCCTGCGCGTGGTCGCGCTGGCCGTGAAAGAAGTGCCGCCGCAAAAGGCCGAATACAGCTTGGCCGACGAATCCGACCTGACCCTGATCGGCTACATCGCCTTCCTCGACCCGCCGAAAGACTCCAGCGCCCCTGCCCTGCGCGCCCTGGCGGCCCACGGCGTGACGGTGAAAGTGCTGACCGGCGATAACCATCTGGTGACGGCGCGCGTCTGCCGCGACGTCGGCCTGCGGGTCGATGGCGTGATCCTCGGCCCCGATCTGGATGCGCTGGACGACGCGACCCTGGCCGACGTGGCCGAACGCAACACCGTGTTCGCCAAACTCAGCCCGCTGCACAAGGAGCGGCTGGTGAGCGCCCTGCGCAGCAAAGGCCACATCGTCGGCTTCATGGGCGACGGCATCAACGACGCGCCCGCGCTGCGCGCCGCCGACATCGGCATCTCGGTCGATTCGGCGGTGGACATCGCCAAGGAAGCGGCCGACATCATCCTGCTCGAAAAGAGCCTGATGGTGCTGGAAGAAGGCGTGCTGCAAGGACGCCGTACCTTCTGCAATATGCTGAAGTACATCCGCATGACGGCCAGCTCCAACTTCGGCAATGTATTCTCGGTGCTGGTGGCCAGCGTCTTCCTGCCCTTCCTGCCGATGCTGCCGGTGCATCTGCTGGTGCAGAACCTGCTGTACGACGTGTCGCAGATCGCCATCCCCTTCGATAACGTGGATGCCGAACTGGTGGCGCAGCCGCTGGATTGGAACCCACGCGACATCGGACGCTTCATGCTGTTCTTTGGCCCGCTCAGCTCCATCTTCGACATCGCCACCTTTGGCCTGATGTGGTTCATGTTCGGCGCCAATACCGATGCCAAGCAGACGCTGTTCCAATCGGGCTGGTTCATCGTCGGCCTGCTGACGCAGACGCTGATCGTGCACCTGATCCGCACGCCCAAGCTGCCGTTCGTGCAAAGCCTGGCCTCGCCGGCGCTGCTGGCGGCCACGCTGGCCATCATGGCGCTCGGCATCTGGCTGCCGATGGGACCATTGGCCCACGCCTTCAAGCTGCAGGCCCTGCCCATGGCCTATTTCCCATGGCTGCTCAGCATCCTGCTCGCCTACGCCGGCCTGACGACGCTGATGAAGCGCGTCTACCGCCGCAAATTCGGCTGGCAGTAA
- the gcvH gene encoding glycine cleavage system protein GcvH, protein MNIPAELKYTESHEWVRLEADGTVTVGITEFAQDALGDIVFVELPKVGTTYIAGDDAAVVESVKAASDIYAPLSGEVVAVNDDVAGAPESINSDAYGAWLFKLKPSDASALDGLLDAAAYGKTTAA, encoded by the coding sequence ATGAACATCCCAGCAGAACTGAAGTACACCGAATCCCATGAGTGGGTACGTCTGGAAGCCGACGGCACCGTCACGGTAGGCATTACCGAATTCGCGCAGGACGCGCTGGGCGACATCGTATTCGTCGAACTGCCTAAAGTGGGCACCACCTACATCGCCGGCGACGACGCCGCCGTCGTGGAATCGGTGAAAGCGGCCAGCGACATCTACGCTCCGCTGTCGGGCGAAGTCGTGGCCGTCAACGACGACGTGGCCGGCGCGCCGGAATCGATCAACAGCGACGCCTACGGCGCCTGGCTGTTCAAGCTGAAGCCGAGCGACGCTTCCGCGCTCGACGGCCTGCTGGACGCCGCCGCCTACGGCAAGACCACCGCAGCCTGA
- the gcvP gene encoding aminomethyl-transferring glycine dehydrogenase, producing MTRTSLTQLEARDAFIARHIGPDSAEQQQMLDVLGYASRAALIDAIVPAHIRNKSALPLGQFFEPKPEQQALATLKGLAAKNKVLKSLIGQGYYNTHTPGVILRNIFENPAWYTAYTPYQPEISQGRLEAILNFQQAVTDLTGMGIANASMLDEGTAAAEAMTLLQRVGKSKSSTFYVANDVLPQTLEVVQTRAEPLGITVKTFDPAELAGVTDAFGVLLQYPGANGVVRDYRAGVEAVKAAGALVVVAADLLALTVLAPPGEWGADVVVGNSQRFGVPLGFGGPHAGYLATRDEYKRSMPGRLVGVTIDQQGNKAYRLALQTREQHIRREKATSNICTAQVLLAVIASMYAVYHGPAGLKQIAQRVHRYTGVLAANLRTLGYGIANETFFDTLTVKTDRAEQLHAAAVAAGINLRKIDSRHVGLSLDETTTRDDLSALWSVFSTGVANAPAAPDFDAVDAGVQQAFPDSLARASEYLSHPVFNRYHSESEMLRYLRSLADKDLALDRTMIPLGSCTMKLNATSEMIPVTWPEFSSIHPFAPNEQTVGYREMIGQLEEMLCAVTGYAAVSLQPNAGSQGEYAGLLVIQKYHQSRGEGHRNICLIPSSAHGTNPASANMVGMQVVVTACDENGNVDLADLKAKAEQHSKNLACVMVTYPSTHGVFEEGIKELCDIVHSHGGQVYIDGANMNALVGVAAPGSFGGDVSHLNLHKTFCIPHGGGGPGVGPIGVGAHLAQFLPNQRSTGYQRNENGIGAVSAAAFGSASILPISWMYIAMMGGEGLTAATETAILNANYIARRLAPHYPVLYTGHDGLVAHECILDLRPLTDATGISNEDVAKRLMDFGFHAPTMSFPVPGTLMIEPTESEAKGEIDRFIDAMIAIRGEIAKVESGEFDKADNPLKFAPHTAEVLTADNWERKYSREVAAYPVASLRKQKYWPPVGRADNVYGDRNLFCGCAPMSDYE from the coding sequence ATGACCCGCACCAGCCTGACCCAACTTGAAGCACGCGATGCCTTCATCGCCCGCCATATCGGCCCGGACAGCGCCGAACAGCAGCAGATGCTCGACGTCCTCGGCTACGCCTCGCGCGCCGCCCTGATCGACGCCATCGTGCCCGCCCATATCCGCAACAAGAGTGCCCTGCCCCTCGGCCAGTTCTTCGAACCGAAGCCGGAACAGCAGGCACTGGCCACGCTGAAGGGTCTGGCCGCCAAGAACAAGGTGCTGAAATCGCTGATCGGCCAGGGTTACTACAACACCCATACGCCAGGCGTCATCCTGCGCAATATCTTCGAAAATCCGGCCTGGTACACCGCCTACACCCCGTACCAGCCTGAAATCTCGCAAGGCCGCCTGGAAGCCATCCTGAACTTCCAGCAAGCCGTGACCGACCTGACCGGCATGGGCATCGCCAACGCGTCCATGCTGGACGAAGGCACCGCCGCCGCCGAAGCCATGACGCTGCTGCAGCGCGTGGGCAAATCGAAATCGAGCACCTTCTACGTCGCCAACGACGTGCTGCCGCAAACCCTGGAAGTGGTGCAGACCCGCGCCGAGCCGCTGGGCATCACCGTCAAGACCTTCGACCCGGCCGAACTGGCTGGCGTGACGGACGCTTTCGGCGTGCTGCTGCAATACCCTGGCGCCAACGGCGTGGTGCGCGACTACCGCGCCGGCGTGGAAGCGGTGAAAGCCGCCGGCGCCCTGGTGGTGGTGGCGGCCGACCTGCTGGCCCTGACCGTGCTGGCGCCGCCAGGCGAATGGGGCGCGGACGTGGTGGTCGGCAACAGCCAGCGCTTTGGCGTACCGCTCGGCTTCGGCGGCCCGCACGCAGGCTACCTGGCCACCCGCGACGAATACAAGCGTTCCATGCCTGGCCGCCTGGTCGGCGTGACCATCGACCAGCAAGGCAACAAGGCTTACCGCCTGGCCCTGCAAACCCGCGAGCAGCACATCCGCCGCGAAAAAGCGACCTCGAACATCTGTACCGCACAGGTGCTGCTGGCCGTGATCGCCTCCATGTACGCCGTCTACCACGGCCCTGCCGGCCTGAAACAGATCGCCCAGCGCGTGCACCGCTACACCGGCGTGCTGGCCGCCAACCTGCGCACCCTGGGTTACGGCATCGCCAACGAAACCTTCTTCGACACCCTGACGGTGAAGACCGATCGCGCCGAGCAGCTGCACGCCGCCGCCGTCGCCGCCGGCATCAACCTGCGCAAGATCGACAGCCGCCACGTCGGCCTGTCGCTGGACGAAACCACCACCCGCGACGACCTGTCCGCGCTGTGGAGCGTGTTCTCGACCGGCGTGGCGAACGCCCCTGCCGCACCGGACTTCGACGCCGTCGACGCCGGCGTGCAGCAAGCCTTCCCGGACAGCCTGGCGCGCGCCAGCGAATACCTGAGCCACCCGGTCTTCAACCGCTACCACAGCGAATCGGAAATGCTGCGCTACCTGCGCAGCCTGGCCGACAAGGACCTGGCCCTGGACCGCACCATGATCCCGCTGGGTTCCTGCACCATGAAGCTGAACGCCACCAGCGAGATGATTCCCGTCACCTGGCCTGAGTTCTCCAGCATCCACCCGTTCGCGCCGAACGAGCAGACCGTGGGCTACCGCGAAATGATCGGCCAGCTGGAAGAGATGCTGTGCGCCGTGACCGGTTACGCCGCCGTCTCGCTGCAGCCGAACGCCGGTTCGCAAGGCGAATACGCCGGCCTGCTGGTGATCCAGAAATACCACCAGTCGCGCGGCGAAGGCCACCGCAATATCTGCCTGATCCCATCGTCGGCGCACGGCACCAACCCGGCATCGGCCAATATGGTCGGCATGCAGGTGGTGGTGACCGCCTGCGATGAGAACGGCAACGTCGATCTGGCCGACCTGAAAGCCAAGGCCGAGCAGCACAGCAAGAACCTGGCCTGCGTGATGGTGACCTACCCATCGACCCACGGCGTGTTCGAAGAAGGCATCAAGGAACTGTGCGATATCGTGCACTCGCACGGCGGCCAGGTGTATATCGACGGCGCCAATATGAACGCACTGGTGGGCGTGGCCGCGCCGGGCAGCTTCGGCGGCGACGTATCGCACCTGAACCTGCACAAAACCTTCTGCATCCCGCACGGTGGTGGCGGCCCAGGCGTGGGTCCGATCGGCGTCGGCGCGCACCTGGCGCAGTTCCTGCCGAACCAGCGTTCGACCGGCTACCAGCGTAATGAGAACGGCATCGGCGCCGTGTCGGCTGCCGCTTTCGGCTCCGCTTCGATCCTGCCGATCTCCTGGATGTACATCGCCATGATGGGCGGCGAAGGCCTGACCGCGGCCACCGAAACCGCGATCCTGAACGCCAACTACATCGCCCGCCGCCTGGCGCCGCACTACCCTGTGCTGTACACCGGCCATGACGGCCTGGTGGCGCACGAGTGCATCCTGGACCTGCGTCCGCTGACCGATGCCACCGGCATCAGCAACGAAGACGTGGCCAAGCGCCTGATGGACTTCGGCTTCCACGCGCCGACCATGAGCTTCCCGGTTCCGGGCACGCTGATGATCGAGCCGACCGAATCCGAAGCCAAGGGCGAGATCGACCGCTTCATCGACGCCATGATCGCCATCCGTGGCGAAATCGCCAAGGTTGAAAGCGGTGAGTTCGACAAGGCCGACAACCCGCTCAAATTCGCGCCGCACACGGCCGAAGTGCTGACCGCCGACAACTGGGAGCGCAAGTACAGCCGCGAAGTGGCAGCCTACCCAGTGGCCTCGCTGCGCAAGCAGAAGTACTGGCCGCCGGTCGGCCGCGCCGACAACGTGTACGGCGACCGCAACCTGTTCTGCGGCTGCGCGCCGATGAGCGACTACGAGTAA
- a CDS encoding ATP-dependent Clp protease proteolytic subunit, with translation MSEDKAKLDGQAWFTLSGDVNSDMVHRVFEAAAEMSEDGIEVAHILVQSNGGYVSDGLCLYNYLRNLPFKVVMYNGGAVASIAVILFLAGEERYASATARFMVHKSHASAPSGARPDTLRVIVEGLQADDQRTEAILRDRIKLSEKHWETHNYTDLHLTAQDAHSVSLVHEIRDFRPPKGKRLRNI, from the coding sequence ATGAGCGAAGACAAAGCAAAGCTGGACGGGCAAGCCTGGTTCACCTTGTCGGGCGATGTGAACAGCGATATGGTGCACCGCGTGTTCGAAGCGGCGGCCGAGATGAGCGAGGATGGCATCGAAGTCGCGCACATTCTGGTGCAGTCGAACGGTGGCTATGTCAGCGATGGGCTATGCCTTTACAACTACCTGCGCAATCTGCCGTTCAAGGTGGTCATGTACAACGGCGGGGCGGTGGCCTCGATCGCCGTCATCCTGTTCCTGGCGGGCGAAGAGCGCTATGCCAGCGCCACGGCCCGTTTCATGGTGCATAAATCGCATGCCAGCGCACCGTCGGGCGCCCGGCCCGACACCCTGCGCGTTATCGTCGAGGGCCTGCAGGCCGACGACCAGCGCACCGAAGCGATCCTGCGCGATCGCATCAAGCTCAGTGAAAAGCACTGGGAGACGCACAACTACACCGATCTGCACCTGACGGCCCAGGACGCCCACTCGGTGAGCCTGGTGCATGAGATCCGCGACTTCCGCCCGCCCAAGGGCAAGCGCCTGCGCAATATCTGA